Part of the Halorussus limi genome is shown below.
ACGCTCCCCTCGAGGACGGTGACAAGCGCGACAGCCCGGTTCGTTGCACGGTACTTCTTCCATCGGCCGTCCTTTCGGCTCTCAGCTAGTCCTGCATCGACGAGCTTCGAGAGCGCGTGGCTGAGGCCGCTTTCGGTCACGTCGACGACCGCATTCAGTTCACAGACGCAGAGTTCCTCCCGCGCAGCGACGAGGACGCGGACGAGTGTATACCTCGTGTCGTTGGAGAGTGCCGAGAGCACATCGAGTTCAGCATCCACTTGCGCTGTCCCGATTGCGGCTTCGAGAGTGCTGAGTTCGTCGAGGCGGCGCTCGACATCCTCGTTGCGACACTCCCCGAGTTCATCATCGAGATACCGCCGAAGTCGGTCCGTAGCTTGTGCCATCGGTTTTGATTTGAATAGAGACTCAATTAACGGTTTCGGATGAGAGGGCTAGTTAGCATATAGAGAAAGAACATAAGGGTATAACCCCACTATCTGGGAAAAGTGGAAAGGACTATAGTTTAGTAAATACTAAACTCAGATATGGAATCAAACTCACGGGGCGACGCACAGTTAGCTCGGGCCAGTATGACCAGCCGAAAACAGCGTGACGGAACGGAGTTCATTGCCGGATACGGGAAGAAAACTGGTGAGTCAGACCTCCTCTTTATTGAGGGACAACTCCCAGAAGATGGAGATCGAGTTATGAGCGATGAGCCGCCTACCCGACAGCTGGAACGGTGCTTACAGAATCTTGAATCGCAACTGGAACGCCACAGT
Proteins encoded:
- a CDS encoding RidA family protein produces the protein MESNSRGDAQLARASMTSRKQRDGTEFIAGYGKKTGESDLLFIEGQLPEDGDRVMSDEPPTRQLERCLQNLESQLERHSREMNDVLQLTLYLAEMDAYEQVNDTYEQYFDETYPARTTVGVCELLGGAAVTVDAVVAIE
- a CDS encoding ArsR/SmtB family transcription factor — its product is MAQATDRLRRYLDDELGECRNEDVERRLDELSTLEAAIGTAQVDAELDVLSALSNDTRYTLVRVLVAAREELCVCELNAVVDVTESGLSHALSKLVDAGLAESRKDGRWKKYRATNRAVALVTVLEGSVNADE